In Burkholderia savannae, one genomic interval encodes:
- the proB gene encoding glutamate 5-kinase: MRSIIADSKRLVVKVGSSLVTNDGRGLDHDAIGRWAAQIAALRGAGKEVVLVSSGAIAEGMQRLGWNKRPREIDELQAAAAVGQMGLAQVYESRFAEHGIRTAQILLTHADLADRERYLNARSTLLTLLRLGVVPIINENDTVVTDEIKFGDNDTLGALVANLIEGDALIILTDQQGLFTADPRKDPSATLVAEASAGAHELEAMAGGAGSSIGRGGMLTKILAAKRAAHSGANTVIASGRERDVLVRLASGEAIGTQLIARTARMAARKQWMADHLQMRGHVVIDAGAVDKLTAGGKSLLPIGVVAVQGVFARGEVIACVDDAGREVARGITNYSSAETKLIQRKPSGEIEAVLGYMLEPELIHRDNLVVV, encoded by the coding sequence ATGCGTTCGATCATCGCCGATTCGAAGCGCCTGGTAGTGAAGGTCGGCTCGAGCCTCGTCACCAACGACGGTCGCGGGCTCGACCATGACGCCATCGGCCGATGGGCCGCCCAGATCGCCGCGTTGCGCGGCGCGGGCAAGGAGGTGGTGCTCGTGAGCTCAGGTGCGATCGCGGAAGGGATGCAGCGTCTCGGCTGGAACAAGCGGCCGCGTGAAATCGATGAACTGCAGGCGGCCGCGGCCGTCGGGCAGATGGGGCTCGCGCAGGTGTACGAGAGCCGCTTTGCCGAGCACGGTATCCGTACCGCGCAGATTCTCCTCACGCACGCGGATCTTGCCGATCGCGAGCGCTATCTGAACGCGCGTTCGACGCTCCTCACGCTGCTGCGGCTCGGCGTCGTGCCGATCATCAACGAGAACGACACCGTCGTCACCGACGAGATCAAGTTCGGCGACAACGACACGCTCGGTGCGCTCGTTGCGAACCTGATCGAAGGCGACGCGCTCATCATCCTGACCGACCAGCAGGGCCTCTTCACCGCCGATCCGCGCAAGGACCCGAGCGCGACGCTCGTCGCCGAGGCGAGCGCCGGCGCGCACGAGCTGGAGGCGATGGCGGGCGGCGCGGGCTCGAGCATCGGCCGTGGCGGCATGCTGACGAAAATCCTCGCGGCGAAGCGCGCCGCGCATAGCGGAGCGAACACGGTGATCGCGAGCGGCCGCGAGCGCGATGTGCTCGTGCGGCTCGCGTCGGGCGAAGCGATCGGCACGCAACTGATCGCACGCACCGCGCGGATGGCGGCGCGCAAGCAATGGATGGCCGATCACCTGCAGATGCGCGGCCACGTCGTCATCGATGCGGGCGCCGTCGACAAGCTGACGGCGGGCGGCAAGAGCCTGCTGCCGATCGGCGTCGTCGCGGTGCAGGGCGTGTTCGCGCGCGGCGAAGTGATCGCGTGCGTCGACGATGCGGGGCGCGAAGTTGCGCGCGGGATCACGAATTACAGCAGCGCCGAGACGAAGCTGATCCAGCGCAAGCCGAGCGGCGAGATCGAAGCGGTGCTCGGCTACATGCTCGAGCCCGAGCTGATTCATCGGGACAACCTCGTCGTCGTCTGA